The Chitinophaga flava genome has a segment encoding these proteins:
- a CDS encoding FAD-dependent oxidoreductase translates to MKAIIIGGGMAGLMTARVLADFYEEITIIDRDKISTSPDPRPGTPQARHPHHLTPKGRMILEQLFPGLNETLLKNGAHNSKGKEILFDYPFGHINLQTPTEDAACSRSMLEWHIHQYVQRLANISFLNSVTVTDLKFVSQENRICGITGRGEQQLPVELSADLVVFAGGYHSHLPDWLKRYGYEVPQPEILTTDIGYSTRHYSIPGEQIPHWDLLHIEKRKNGNTPTCVVSFMEGEVMEIILGNIGGLYPPTTTEAFEQELSELNNDVLTGILRTATPLEAPRGYRMKQVFRQHYEKMPDWPAGLLVIGDALCSFDPIYGTGITVAALQAASLQTMLSKNQLQPIPDFEVSYLKAVQHIIEPSWWINAVADLRHPAVQHIYSEPLKNIAFAQAFLDKILEFAVVQNQMEIFGLIWLVSTSFYPLHELFNEKIYQLLQAAGYGGVWEHMTREEQFSA, encoded by the coding sequence ATGAAAGCAATCATCATAGGTGGCGGCATGGCCGGATTAATGACAGCACGAGTGCTGGCTGATTTTTATGAAGAAATCACCATTATTGATCGGGATAAAATTTCCACATCTCCGGACCCAAGGCCAGGAACACCACAGGCCCGTCATCCGCATCATCTTACCCCCAAAGGAAGGATGATCCTGGAGCAGTTATTTCCAGGGCTGAATGAAACATTGTTAAAGAATGGCGCCCATAACAGCAAAGGAAAGGAAATACTATTTGACTACCCTTTCGGTCATATCAATCTTCAAACGCCAACTGAAGATGCCGCCTGCAGCAGATCAATGCTGGAATGGCATATCCATCAATACGTTCAGCGCCTGGCCAATATCTCCTTTTTAAACAGCGTGACAGTCACCGATTTGAAATTTGTATCACAGGAAAACAGGATATGCGGTATCACAGGAAGAGGAGAACAGCAGCTGCCTGTTGAGCTCAGTGCAGACCTTGTAGTATTTGCAGGAGGCTATCATTCCCATCTGCCGGACTGGTTAAAACGTTACGGATATGAAGTGCCGCAGCCAGAGATACTGACCACTGATATAGGATATAGCACCCGTCATTATTCCATTCCGGGTGAACAGATACCTCATTGGGACCTGTTACATATAGAGAAAAGAAAAAACGGTAACACCCCAACCTGCGTGGTTTCTTTCATGGAAGGCGAGGTAATGGAAATCATTCTTGGCAACATAGGCGGCCTTTATCCGCCTACCACCACGGAGGCTTTTGAACAGGAATTAAGCGAGTTAAACAACGATGTCCTTACTGGTATACTAAGAACAGCCACACCGTTGGAAGCCCCGCGAGGATACCGGATGAAGCAGGTTTTCCGTCAGCATTATGAAAAAATGCCAGACTGGCCGGCAGGGCTGCTGGTAATAGGCGATGCATTATGCAGCTTTGATCCAATATATGGAACAGGTATAACCGTAGCAGCTTTGCAGGCAGCATCGCTGCAAACAATGTTAAGCAAAAACCAGCTGCAGCCCATCCCTGATTTTGAAGTCAGTTACCTGAAAGCAGTACAGCACATTATTGAGCCTTCATGGTGGATCAATGCTGTTGCTGACCTCAGACATCCGGCTGTTCAGCATATCTATTCAGAACCGCTGAAGAATATAGCGTTTGCTCAGGCATTCCTGGACAAGATCCTGGAATTTGCAGTGGTACAAAATCAAATGGAGATATTTGGCCTGATATGGCTTGTAAGCACTTCCTTTTACCCGCTTCATGAACTCTTCAATGAAAAAATATACCAGTTGCTTCAGGCAGCGGGCTATGGAGGCGTATGGGAGCACATGACCAGAGAGGAACAATTTAGCGCATAA
- a CDS encoding glycosyltransferase family 10 domain-containing protein, giving the protein MKVRVTCFWDDDSTLLGQLSRYAFGKAQWKDMQLVTNEDYDVLVILTSPHPSLKEYNKEKAVTLLTEPPQSAHIQGEDQSGKVPVYLHLPFWGNIPDEEIKHLSNTGVPKSELLSAVTSELGYMEGHQLRLQVIYHLSQKINEGFDLWGKKYTNHFFEKIHAYRGELTNKYDGLWDYQYHFACENTFIDNYFTEKLTDPILAEALCFYDGCQNIEDFIDPRSFIRINVQDPVTATERIIQAINDEEWEQRIPYIREQKQRLLRDLNPLNIIWLAASGQDVIKACKL; this is encoded by the coding sequence ATGAAAGTAAGAGTAACCTGTTTCTGGGACGATGATTCTACGCTTTTGGGACAATTAAGCAGATACGCATTTGGAAAGGCACAATGGAAAGATATGCAACTGGTCACCAATGAAGACTATGATGTTTTAGTCATTCTGACAAGCCCTCACCCGTCGCTAAAAGAGTACAACAAAGAGAAAGCGGTTACCTTACTTACAGAACCACCCCAGTCTGCGCATATACAGGGCGAAGATCAGTCTGGCAAAGTGCCTGTATATCTGCATCTCCCTTTTTGGGGCAATATCCCTGACGAAGAAATCAAACATCTCAGCAACACCGGCGTTCCCAAAAGTGAACTACTTTCTGCCGTCACCAGCGAGCTCGGATACATGGAAGGACACCAGCTTCGTTTACAGGTCATCTATCACCTGAGTCAAAAAATCAATGAAGGATTTGATCTATGGGGCAAGAAATACACCAATCACTTTTTTGAAAAAATTCATGCATACCGGGGAGAACTTACAAATAAATACGATGGGCTCTGGGACTACCAATACCACTTTGCCTGCGAAAATACTTTTATCGATAATTATTTTACCGAGAAACTCACAGACCCGATTTTAGCAGAAGCGTTGTGTTTTTATGACGGATGTCAAAATATCGAAGACTTTATAGACCCACGCTCCTTTATACGCATTAATGTACAAGACCCGGTCACTGCCACCGAAAGAATCATTCAGGCTATCAATGATGAAGAGTGGGAACAACGGATTCCGTATATCAGGGAACAAAAGCAACGGTTGTT